The proteins below are encoded in one region of Thermococcus peptonophilus:
- a CDS encoding 30S ribosomal protein S4: MGDPKRQRKKYETPSHPWIKERLDRERVLKRNYALKNKKELWRHETQLKEFRRRARRLLAARGKQAEIERQQLLQRLYRLGLLPADAVLDDVLSLTVEDVLERRLQTIVYRKGLARTMRQARQLIVHGHIEVNGQVIRSPGYLVLREEEDTITYAKGSPFAKEGHPERIVIEQARQGGEA; the protein is encoded by the coding sequence ATGGGAGACCCGAAGAGGCAGAGGAAGAAGTATGAGACTCCCTCTCACCCGTGGATTAAGGAAAGGCTTGACCGCGAGAGGGTCCTGAAGAGGAACTACGCCCTCAAGAACAAGAAGGAGCTCTGGCGCCACGAGACCCAGCTCAAGGAGTTCAGGCGTAGGGCGAGAAGGCTCCTCGCGGCCCGTGGAAAGCAGGCCGAGATCGAGAGGCAGCAGCTCCTCCAGAGGCTCTACAGGCTTGGTCTCCTTCCGGCTGATGCAGTCCTCGATGACGTTCTCTCGCTCACCGTTGAGGACGTCCTTGAGAGGAGGCTTCAGACCATCGTTTACAGGAAGGGCCTCGCCAGGACTATGAGGCAGGCTAGGCAGCTCATCGTTCACGGCCACATCGAGGTTAATGGTCAGGTCATCCGCTCTCCTGGCTACCTTGTCCTCCGCGAGGAAGAGGACACGATAACCTACGCCAAAGGCTCACCCTTCGCCAAGGAGGGCCACCCCGAGAGGATAGTTATCGAACAGGCTAGGCAGGGTGGTGAGGCATGA
- a CDS encoding 30S ribosomal protein S11, producing MSEEQTTQVNIKKKEKWGVAHIYSSYNNTIIHITDLTGAETISRWSGGMVVKADRDEPSPYAAMIAARRAAEEAMEKGITGVHIKVRAPGGSKSKSPGPGAQAAIRALSRAGLRIGRVEDVTPIPHDGTRPKGGRRGRRV from the coding sequence ATGAGCGAGGAGCAGACCACTCAGGTTAACATAAAGAAGAAGGAGAAGTGGGGTGTCGCCCACATCTACTCCTCATACAACAACACCATCATCCACATCACCGACCTCACCGGGGCCGAGACCATCTCCAGGTGGAGCGGTGGTATGGTCGTCAAGGCCGACAGGGACGAGCCCTCACCGTACGCGGCCATGATCGCCGCGAGAAGGGCCGCCGAAGAGGCCATGGAGAAGGGCATCACCGGCGTCCACATCAAGGTCCGCGCCCCTGGAGGAAGCAAGAGCAAGAGCCCGGGACCGGGTGCCCAGGCAGCCATTAGGGCCCTCTCTAGGGCCGGTCTCAGGATCGGAAGGGTTGAGGACGTTACCCCAATCCCGCACGACGGCACCAGGCCGAAGGGCGGGAGAAGGGGCAGGCGTGTCTGA
- a CDS encoding DNA-directed RNA polymerase subunit D has product MVEFKILEKRPDSIKFIVSGVDVPFANALRRTILSEVPTFAVDEVEFLENDSALFDEIIAHRLAMIPLMTPHERFSLDALELDDYTVTLSLEAEGPGMVYSGDLKSSDEDVKPANPNIPIVKLAEGQRLTFNAYARLGRGKDHAKWQPGFVYYKYLTKIHVSKDVPDWEELKELAERRGLPVEESDEEIVITTIKAFYLPRKFEEHIGKGIREEIVPGSFVFTVETNGELPVEEIVSIALKILMRKSDRFINELHKLAD; this is encoded by the coding sequence ATGGTAGAGTTTAAGATTCTTGAGAAGAGGCCCGACTCAATAAAGTTCATCGTCAGCGGCGTTGATGTACCGTTCGCGAACGCCCTTAGAAGGACTATTCTTTCGGAAGTCCCAACCTTTGCCGTGGATGAGGTCGAGTTCCTTGAGAACGATTCTGCACTTTTCGATGAGATAATAGCGCACAGGCTTGCCATGATACCGCTCATGACTCCTCATGAGAGGTTCTCGCTCGATGCCCTTGAGCTTGATGATTACACGGTTACCCTCTCGCTTGAGGCTGAAGGCCCTGGCATGGTGTACTCGGGCGACCTCAAGAGCAGTGACGAGGATGTAAAGCCCGCCAACCCGAACATCCCCATAGTAAAGCTCGCAGAAGGTCAGAGACTAACGTTCAACGCTTACGCAAGGCTTGGCCGCGGAAAGGATCACGCTAAGTGGCAGCCTGGCTTTGTCTATTACAAGTACCTGACCAAAATACACGTCAGCAAGGACGTTCCCGACTGGGAGGAGCTCAAGGAGCTCGCTGAGAGGCGCGGACTTCCCGTGGAAGAGAGTGATGAGGAGATAGTCATAACCACGATAAAGGCCTTCTATTTGCCCAGGAAGTTCGAGGAGCACATAGGTAAGGGAATCAGAGAGGAGATAGTGCCCGGTTCATTCGTGTTTACCGTCGAAACGAACGGTGAACTTCCCGTTGAGGAAATCGTGAGCATAGCGCTCAAAATACTAATGAGGAAGAGCGATAGATTTATAAACGAGCTCCATAAATTAGCCGACTGA
- a CDS encoding 50S ribosomal protein L18e codes for MVKRTGPTDINLRRLIRTLRKKSNEEGVKIWKDIAWRLERPRRQRAEVNISKINRYTKDGDVVIVPGSVLGAGRLEHKVVVAAWKFSETARRKIIEAGGEAISIEELMERNPKGSGVIIME; via the coding sequence ATGGTTAAGAGAACTGGACCGACCGATATTAACCTGAGAAGGCTCATCCGCACCCTCAGGAAAAAGTCAAACGAGGAAGGAGTCAAGATATGGAAGGACATCGCCTGGCGCCTTGAGAGGCCCAGGAGGCAGAGGGCTGAGGTGAACATCAGCAAGATCAACCGCTACACTAAGGACGGCGACGTTGTTATCGTCCCGGGAAGCGTCCTCGGTGCAGGAAGGCTTGAGCACAAGGTCGTCGTTGCAGCTTGGAAGTTCAGCGAGACAGCTAGGAGGAAGATAATCGAGGCCGGTGGGGAGGCCATAAGCATTGAGGAGCTTATGGAGAGAAACCCGAAGGGTAGTGGAGTAATCATAATGGAGTGA
- the rplM gene encoding 50S ribosomal protein L13, which produces MRIINAEGLILGRLASKVAKMLLEGEEVVIVNAEKAIITGNREDIFAKYKQRIELRTRTNPRRGPFYPKRSDEIVRRTVRGMLPWKTDRGRKAFKRLKVYVGVPKEFEGKEFETISEAHMSRLATPKYVTVGEVAKFLGGKF; this is translated from the coding sequence ATGAGGATAATTAACGCTGAAGGACTCATACTCGGAAGGCTCGCCTCGAAGGTCGCCAAGATGCTCCTTGAGGGCGAGGAGGTAGTCATAGTCAACGCCGAGAAGGCCATCATCACCGGCAACAGGGAGGACATCTTCGCCAAGTACAAGCAGAGGATCGAGCTCAGAACCAGGACCAACCCGAGGAGGGGCCCGTTCTACCCGAAGAGGAGCGACGAGATCGTCAGGAGGACTGTTAGGGGCATGCTCCCCTGGAAGACCGACCGCGGAAGAAAGGCCTTCAAGAGGCTCAAGGTCTACGTCGGAGTTCCTAAGGAGTTCGAGGGCAAGGAGTTCGAGACCATAAGCGAGGCCCACATGTCGAGGCTTGCCACTCCGAAGTACGTTACCGTTGGAGAGGTTGCGAAGTTCCTCGGTGGAAAGTTCTGA
- a CDS encoding 30S ribosomal protein S9, translated as MRVIQTAGKRKTAVARATIREGKGRVRINHKPVEIIEPEIARFTIMEPLILAGEEIVSKVDIDVKVEGGGFMGQAEAARVAIARALVEWTNDMNLKEKFMKYDRTMLVGDSRRTEPHKPNRSTKGPRAKRQKSYR; from the coding sequence ATGAGGGTCATCCAGACTGCTGGTAAGAGGAAGACGGCCGTTGCGAGGGCCACCATAAGGGAAGGAAAGGGCCGCGTCAGGATCAACCACAAGCCCGTTGAGATCATCGAGCCGGAGATAGCGCGCTTCACCATCATGGAGCCACTCATCCTTGCCGGCGAAGAGATCGTCAGTAAGGTTGACATAGACGTCAAGGTTGAGGGAGGAGGCTTCATGGGCCAGGCTGAGGCTGCCCGCGTTGCCATAGCCAGGGCCCTCGTTGAGTGGACCAACGACATGAACCTGAAGGAAAAGTTTATGAAGTACGACAGGACAATGCTCGTCGGCGACAGCAGGAGAACCGAGCCCCACAAGCCCAACCGCTCGACCAAGGGTCCGAGGGCCAAGAGGCAGAAGTCATACCGCTGA
- a CDS encoding DNA-directed RNA polymerase subunit N, with protein sequence MIVPVRCFTCGKVLADKYYEFKKRVEAGEDPGKVLDDLGVERYCCRRTLLSHVELIDQVMVYKVY encoded by the coding sequence ATGATAGTCCCCGTCAGGTGTTTCACCTGCGGAAAGGTGCTGGCCGATAAGTACTACGAGTTCAAGAAGAGGGTTGAGGCCGGGGAAGACCCGGGTAAGGTCCTCGACGACCTCGGTGTTGAGAGGTACTGCTGCAGGAGAACCCTGCTGAGCCACGTAGAGCTGATCGACCAGGTAATGGTTTATAAAGTCTACTAA
- a CDS encoding DNA-directed RNA polymerase subunit K: MFRYTRFEKARIIGARALQIAMGAPVLIDVPEGITPLQAALLEFEKGVIPITVIRPS, translated from the coding sequence GTGTTTAGGTACACCCGCTTTGAAAAGGCCCGCATCATTGGAGCCAGGGCTCTACAGATAGCGATGGGAGCCCCGGTGCTAATCGATGTACCCGAGGGAATTACTCCCCTTCAAGCGGCTCTCCTCGAGTTCGAGAAAGGTGTGATACCGATCACCGTAATAAGGCCGAGCTGA
- the rpsB gene encoding 30S ribosomal protein S2: MEEYLVPLDQYLAAGVHIGTQQKTKDMKKFIYRVRQDGLYVLDVRKTDERLRVAGKFLARFDPESILAVSVRLYGQRPVKKFGEVTGARAIPGRFLPGTMTNPQVKNFIEPDVLIVTDPRADHQALKEAVEIGIPIVALVDTENFLSYVDLAIPTNNKGRKALALIYWILAREVLYNRKEIESREDFKIPVEDFEMRIIRT, encoded by the coding sequence ATGGAGGAGTACCTCGTTCCGCTCGATCAGTACCTTGCTGCCGGTGTCCACATAGGCACCCAGCAGAAGACCAAGGACATGAAGAAGTTCATATACAGGGTAAGGCAGGACGGACTCTACGTCCTCGACGTCAGGAAGACAGACGAGAGGCTTAGGGTTGCCGGCAAGTTCCTTGCTAGGTTCGACCCCGAGAGCATACTTGCCGTGAGTGTCAGGCTCTATGGCCAGAGGCCAGTTAAGAAGTTCGGCGAGGTCACCGGTGCTAGGGCAATTCCGGGACGTTTCCTCCCAGGAACTATGACCAACCCGCAGGTAAAGAACTTCATCGAGCCTGATGTCCTCATAGTTACCGACCCGAGGGCTGACCACCAGGCCCTTAAGGAGGCCGTTGAGATTGGAATACCCATAGTGGCCCTCGTTGACACCGAAAACTTCCTGAGCTACGTTGACCTTGCAATTCCGACCAACAACAAGGGCAGGAAGGCGCTCGCGCTCATATACTGGATACTCGCCAGAGAAGTCCTCTACAACAGGAAGGAGATCGAGAGCAGGGAAGACTTCAAGATACCGGTCGAGGACTTCGAGATGAGGATCATAAGAACCTGA
- a CDS encoding 50S ribosomal protein L40e — MARFPEAEARIFRKLVCMRCGATNPWGAKKCRKCGYKGLRPKAREPRGGGR, encoded by the coding sequence ATGGCGAGATTCCCTGAGGCTGAGGCAAGGATCTTTAGGAAACTCGTGTGCATGCGCTGCGGTGCCACTAACCCTTGGGGCGCAAAGAAGTGCAGAAAGTGCGGCTACAAGGGCCTTCGCCCGAAGGCCAGAGAACCGCGCGGCGGAGGGCGCTGA
- a CDS encoding PadR family transcriptional regulator — translation MVTPLERLQNKITKEVLWLYILRLLKERPMYAYELKEKIKEAFSFEPATVSSYVVLYKLEKEGYVTSEWQETTGGKPARKYYKLTPKGEELLKEGINFLEETLKKLKEE, via the coding sequence ATGGTGACCCCCCTAGAGAGATTGCAGAACAAGATTACAAAGGAGGTTCTGTGGCTCTACATACTCCGGCTTTTGAAAGAAAGGCCCATGTACGCATACGAGCTAAAGGAGAAGATAAAAGAGGCATTCAGCTTTGAACCGGCCACTGTCAGCTCTTATGTGGTATTATATAAGCTAGAGAAAGAGGGGTACGTGACTTCAGAATGGCAGGAGACGACCGGGGGTAAACCTGCCAGAAAGTACTACAAGCTCACACCAAAAGGCGAGGAACTCCTAAAAGAGGGAATAAACTTCCTCGAAGAAACATTGAAAAAACTGAAGGAAGAGTGA
- a CDS encoding FUN14 domain-containing protein, translated as MEFDINGMFGDLGVGAIVGFITGYALKKFVKIVMTLIGAYLLSLFWLQQKGVITINTDKLFNLSENVTQQVLGLGQKALGILPGTGAFVAGFYLGFKKG; from the coding sequence ATGGAGTTCGATATAAATGGGATGTTTGGGGATCTTGGTGTCGGTGCAATAGTGGGCTTTATAACTGGATACGCTCTGAAGAAGTTCGTAAAAATAGTGATGACATTAATAGGCGCGTATCTTTTGAGCCTCTTCTGGCTCCAGCAGAAGGGAGTGATAACAATAAACACTGACAAGCTCTTCAACCTGAGTGAGAACGTGACTCAGCAGGTGCTCGGCCTCGGACAGAAGGCCCTTGGGATACTCCCAGGCACCGGTGCGTTTGTTGCAGGCTTCTACTTGGGATTCAAAAAAGGTTAA
- a CDS encoding metallophosphoesterase family protein, whose amino-acid sequence MVYVAVLANINGNLPALAKALEKIEALKEEGYEIEKYYVLGNIIGLFPYPKEVLDALDDLIRNNTVKVIRGELDQVIAESDPHAEGPDYIDRVEYPDYIKKALKYTWEALGHKGREFIRDLPIYLVDKIGKNDIFGVYGSPLNPFGGVVLPDQPTSYYETIMRPVKDYEILFVASPKYPVNAMTRYGRVICPGSIGYPPGKNHKATFALVDVDTLHTKFIEVDYEDEKKLIEEKIKKEGLPEELIRVLYHGKV is encoded by the coding sequence ATGGTGTATGTGGCTGTTCTCGCAAACATCAACGGCAACCTTCCAGCACTGGCAAAGGCCCTCGAAAAGATAGAAGCCTTAAAGGAAGAGGGATATGAGATAGAAAAATATTATGTTCTGGGCAACATCATTGGTCTGTTCCCGTATCCGAAGGAAGTCCTTGACGCTCTTGATGACCTCATCAGGAACAACACAGTCAAAGTCATTAGGGGTGAGTTAGACCAGGTAATAGCCGAGAGCGATCCCCACGCTGAAGGACCTGATTACATTGACAGAGTTGAATATCCAGACTACATAAAGAAGGCCCTCAAGTACACCTGGGAAGCCCTTGGTCACAAAGGGCGCGAGTTCATAAGGGACCTTCCAATATATCTTGTTGATAAGATTGGAAAGAACGATATATTCGGAGTATATGGAAGTCCGCTTAACCCGTTTGGAGGAGTTGTACTGCCAGACCAGCCAACCAGCTACTACGAGACCATCATGAGGCCGGTCAAGGACTACGAGATACTCTTCGTTGCATCACCCAAGTATCCAGTTAACGCCATGACCCGCTATGGTAGAGTCATCTGCCCCGGAAGCATTGGATATCCACCAGGCAAGAACCATAAAGCAACCTTTGCTCTCGTTGATGTGGACACGCTACACACCAAGTTCATAGAAGTGGATTACGAGGACGAGAAAAAGCTCATAGAGGAGAAAATCAAGAAAGAAGGCCTTCCGGAAGAGCTTATCAGGGTACTTTATCATGGAAAGGTCTGA
- a CDS encoding Lrp/AsnC family transcriptional regulator, translated as MVDELDMKILSLLQKNARLSYREIAKELGVAVGTVYNRIKRLEESGIIKGYAPIIDYEKLGFGLTALIGVKARGKKIIEIERKIAESGRAMMVYDITGEFDIFVIAKFKDRADMNRFVKWLLSLDGVEKTNTSVVMQVVKEEPRLSLED; from the coding sequence GTGGTCGATGAGCTTGACATGAAGATACTGTCATTGCTCCAGAAAAACGCTAGGCTTTCCTACAGGGAGATAGCGAAGGAGCTTGGGGTGGCTGTTGGTACCGTATACAACCGCATTAAGCGTCTTGAAGAGAGCGGGATTATCAAGGGATACGCCCCGATTATTGACTATGAAAAGCTCGGCTTTGGTTTGACGGCCTTAATAGGGGTTAAGGCTCGGGGAAAGAAAATAATTGAGATTGAGCGGAAAATCGCAGAGAGCGGTAGGGCTATGATGGTCTACGACATCACCGGTGAGTTCGATATATTCGTAATCGCAAAGTTCAAGGACAGGGCAGATATGAACAGGTTTGTAAAATGGCTGCTGTCGCTGGACGGCGTTGAAAAAACGAACACAAGCGTGGTCATGCAGGTTGTTAAAGAGGAACCTAGATTATCCCTTGAGGATTAG
- a CDS encoding phosphoribosyltransferase family protein, translating into MSQLKAVQEKLRLIRILRLLKKSYTYEELSRITGLPITVLNRYVRGKVLPSSERTKELMELLAPYINIEEEVRKRIKFDERGFFDNMPVLSDTALMSLIAEEVASKYMDKDIDKVLTAETDGIVLGTHIARELGADLIYAKKKKEVGVEKFYEVNYVPSASGSVMTLYLPHWALKKGETVLIVDDVIRSGETQRALVELVHQAGAKPVGMFFLISVGDEVEKLKGEHPFPVESLIKL; encoded by the coding sequence GTGAGCCAGTTAAAGGCAGTCCAGGAAAAGCTGAGACTGATAAGAATCCTGAGGCTGTTAAAGAAGTCGTACACGTATGAAGAACTGTCCCGCATAACGGGATTGCCAATAACAGTCCTCAACCGGTACGTTAGGGGAAAAGTACTGCCAAGCTCAGAGAGGACTAAAGAGCTTATGGAACTGCTTGCACCTTACATTAACATCGAAGAAGAGGTGCGCAAGAGGATAAAGTTTGATGAAAGAGGATTCTTCGACAACATGCCCGTCCTAAGTGATACTGCACTGATGAGTTTGATAGCGGAGGAAGTTGCCAGCAAGTACATGGACAAAGACATTGACAAAGTCCTCACCGCTGAAACCGACGGCATTGTTCTGGGGACACACATAGCAAGGGAGCTGGGAGCAGACTTGATATACGCAAAGAAGAAGAAGGAAGTCGGCGTCGAGAAGTTCTACGAAGTAAACTACGTACCCAGTGCATCGGGAAGCGTTATGACGCTCTACCTTCCCCACTGGGCTCTGAAGAAGGGAGAGACTGTGCTCATTGTGGACGACGTCATAAGGAGCGGGGAGACGCAGAGGGCACTCGTGGAGCTGGTGCACCAAGCCGGCGCAAAGCCAGTGGGGATGTTCTTTCTGATAAGTGTTGGCGACGAAGTTGAAAAGCTCAAAGGGGAGCACCCATTCCCCGTTGAGAGCCTCATAAAGCTCTGA
- a CDS encoding YkgJ family cysteine cluster protein, producing the protein MKKWVATIDLVTLKVEADPAFKFKCLENCGLCCERLEIPLRDEDIERIEELGYNAWEFVDYEKLFYRGDKFLGYAIKKNPVTDACVFLDPETKKCKIYNHRPLACRLYPFVFVKHGEKMEIYVKEDSFCPGINHPEGKPITKEFLMKEYGDIIEEYRRRVIHETQKTQVNASV; encoded by the coding sequence TTGAAAAAGTGGGTCGCGACCATCGACCTCGTCACCTTGAAGGTCGAGGCCGACCCAGCCTTCAAATTTAAGTGCCTCGAAAACTGCGGACTTTGCTGTGAGAGGCTTGAAATCCCGCTCAGGGATGAGGACATAGAGAGAATCGAAGAACTTGGCTACAATGCCTGGGAGTTCGTTGATTATGAAAAGCTCTTCTACAGGGGAGACAAGTTTCTCGGGTATGCGATAAAGAAAAACCCTGTTACCGATGCATGCGTCTTTCTTGATCCCGAAACAAAGAAGTGCAAAATTTACAACCACAGGCCGCTCGCATGCAGGCTTTATCCGTTCGTCTTTGTGAAACATGGAGAGAAAATGGAGATTTACGTGAAGGAAGACTCATTCTGCCCGGGCATTAATCATCCCGAAGGTAAACCCATAACCAAAGAGTTCCTCATGAAAGAATATGGAGACATCATCGAGGAATATCGACGAAGAGTGATTCACGAGACTCAGAAAACCCAAGTTAATGCGAGCGTTTAG
- a CDS encoding Lrp/AsnC family transcriptional regulator, producing MIEAIVLIVVKPGNEEKVYQEIIKDPRVKEAYRVYGEYDIIARVEVPSIEKLDRFHDEVLRKIKDIELTETLIASAYRG from the coding sequence ATGATAGAGGCAATCGTTCTGATAGTTGTGAAACCCGGAAACGAAGAAAAGGTCTATCAGGAGATAATAAAAGACCCCCGTGTCAAAGAGGCCTACAGGGTATACGGGGAGTACGATATCATAGCCCGTGTCGAAGTCCCCAGCATTGAGAAGCTAGACAGGTTCCACGATGAAGTTCTCAGGAAAATAAAGGACATTGAACTAACAGAGACCCTCATAGCAAGCGCCTACAGGGGGTGA
- a CDS encoding signal recognition particle protein Srp54: MALEKLGQALNSALKKLARSSTVDEATIKEIVRDIQRALLQADVNVKLVLQLTKQIQKRALEEEPPAGVSKKEHIIKIVYEELTKFLGTEAKPLEIKHKPTVILTVGIQGSGKTTSVAKLARYLQKRGYKVGVVCSDTWRPGAYYQLRQLLDPFGIEVFGDPEEKDAVKLAREGVEHFREKGVDVIIVDSAGRHKEEKGLIEEMRQISEAIKPHEVILVIDGTIGQQAYNQAVAFKEATPIGSIIVTKLDGSAKGGGALSAVAATGAPIKFIGTGERIDDLEPFDPKRFVSRLLGLGDIQGLLEKIEELQKEQEFKEEDMEKFLRGKFNLKDMYAQLEAMQKMGPLKQILQMIPGLGYSLPEEAVRVGEEKLKRYKVIMDSMTEEELENPEIINYSRIKRIARGSGATTAEVRELLNQYNQMKKMFKSLNKRKLAKMAKKFNFGGLGI; encoded by the coding sequence ATGGCACTTGAGAAGCTCGGCCAAGCACTGAACAGCGCTCTCAAAAAACTCGCCCGTTCGAGCACCGTTGATGAAGCCACGATCAAAGAGATAGTGAGGGATATCCAGAGGGCACTACTCCAGGCAGACGTTAACGTTAAGCTCGTCCTTCAACTAACAAAGCAGATACAAAAGCGTGCGCTCGAAGAAGAACCTCCCGCAGGTGTCAGCAAGAAGGAGCACATAATAAAGATCGTGTACGAAGAACTAACCAAGTTTCTCGGAACCGAGGCAAAGCCCCTTGAGATAAAGCACAAGCCGACCGTTATCCTCACGGTTGGAATCCAGGGTTCCGGAAAGACGACGAGCGTCGCAAAGCTCGCCCGCTACCTTCAGAAGAGGGGGTACAAAGTCGGCGTTGTCTGTTCCGACACCTGGAGACCTGGAGCTTACTACCAGCTCAGACAGCTTCTCGACCCGTTTGGCATAGAGGTTTTTGGTGATCCCGAGGAGAAGGACGCAGTCAAGCTCGCGAGGGAAGGCGTTGAGCACTTCCGTGAGAAGGGTGTTGACGTCATAATAGTCGACTCCGCGGGAAGGCACAAGGAAGAGAAGGGCCTCATCGAGGAGATGAGGCAGATAAGCGAGGCCATTAAGCCCCATGAAGTTATACTTGTAATAGATGGTACCATAGGTCAGCAGGCGTACAACCAGGCAGTGGCCTTCAAGGAGGCAACCCCAATAGGATCAATAATCGTGACGAAGCTCGATGGAAGCGCCAAGGGTGGTGGAGCTCTCTCGGCAGTCGCGGCGACGGGTGCTCCGATAAAGTTCATCGGAACCGGCGAGAGGATAGACGACCTTGAGCCCTTTGATCCAAAGCGCTTCGTTTCAAGGTTGCTCGGTCTCGGCGACATACAGGGCCTCCTAGAGAAGATAGAGGAGCTCCAGAAGGAGCAGGAGTTTAAAGAAGAGGACATGGAGAAGTTCCTGCGCGGAAAGTTCAACCTCAAGGACATGTACGCCCAGCTTGAAGCGATGCAGAAGATGGGCCCACTGAAGCAGATACTCCAGATGATACCGGGACTTGGCTATTCCCTCCCAGAAGAAGCCGTTAGAGTGGGGGAAGAAAAGCTAAAGAGGTATAAAGTCATAATGGACTCAATGACAGAAGAAGAGCTTGAAAACCCAGAGATCATCAACTATTCGAGGATAAAGCGCATAGCCAGAGGATCCGGGGCAACCACTGCAGAAGTAAGGGAGCTTCTCAACCAGTACAATCAGATGAAGAAGATGTTCAAGAGCTTGAATAAGAGAAAGCTCGCGAAGATGGCCAAGAAGTTCAATTTCGGGGGGCTGGGAATATGA
- the mtnP gene encoding S-methyl-5'-thioadenosine phosphorylase, with protein MPRIAIIGGSGVYDPALLTNIREETVKTPYGSVRVKIGEYNGEEIAFLARHGEGHSVPPHKINYRANIWALYELGVERILSTSAVGSLNLDMKPGDFVILDQLMDFTKTRHYTFYDGEESPHDRKFVAHVDFTEPYCPELRKALMNAARELGFTYHPTGTYACMEGPRFETRAEIRALKILGADVVGMTQCPEAALARELEMCYASVAIVTNYAAGISPNKLTHTEVVELMAQKSNEIKLLLMNTIKYIPKERRCPCKDALKGATGE; from the coding sequence ATGCCAAGGATAGCGATAATAGGCGGTTCTGGAGTTTACGACCCGGCACTTCTGACCAACATCAGGGAAGAAACCGTTAAGACACCCTACGGCTCGGTTAGGGTTAAGATCGGCGAGTACAACGGTGAGGAGATAGCCTTTCTGGCGAGGCACGGTGAGGGACACAGCGTTCCACCGCACAAGATAAACTACCGCGCAAACATATGGGCGCTCTATGAGCTTGGCGTCGAGAGGATACTCTCAACTTCCGCTGTCGGCTCCCTCAACCTCGACATGAAGCCAGGGGACTTCGTTATCCTCGACCAGCTCATGGACTTTACCAAGACCAGACACTACACCTTCTACGACGGTGAAGAAAGCCCGCACGACAGGAAGTTCGTGGCCCACGTGGACTTTACGGAGCCTTACTGCCCCGAGCTGAGGAAAGCCCTGATGAACGCCGCCAGGGAGCTGGGCTTTACATACCACCCCACGGGAACTTACGCCTGCATGGAAGGGCCCCGCTTTGAGACGAGGGCTGAGATAAGGGCGCTAAAGATCCTCGGGGCCGACGTCGTTGGCATGACCCAGTGTCCGGAGGCAGCACTTGCGAGGGAGCTTGAGATGTGCTACGCGAGCGTTGCCATAGTCACCAACTACGCCGCTGGCATAAGCCCCAACAAGCTCACCCACACGGAAGTGGTCGAGCTTATGGCCCAGAAGTCCAACGAGATAAAGCTCCTGCTCATGAACACTATCAAGTACATTCCAAAGGAAAGAAGGTGCCCCTGTAAGGATGCACTGAAGGGCGCGACCGGCGAGTAG